One genomic window of Sarcophilus harrisii chromosome X, mSarHar1.11, whole genome shotgun sequence includes the following:
- the LOC111721625 gene encoding basic proline-rich protein-like, which translates to MGAPDLPAPRPLAPPQGVPAPPPHPLARTRGSLPPGNWGLPGLPAPAPGQPRGPCPLAPRLPGQQPEGPRPPGPLTSRPASPNIWAGSGCSNRTLDGPRLRSGPRKVGLGFGRALGLGWAPGGAGPWALADTEVPGPWPQHAAEPQSEGSPGARLAAPLPQPVAEAAGFWTVPAPIVKAIVPWPGPVSEMASEAIVPWAGPAPAMVQGLDLRNLPGTASGDRLPPSLALFSGSLTYPGPFLSPVLPPSSQSVPPAPAHSQPPLFSGALQALAWGTSGPSVPKSQPDGDSSGAGPSSTEGRLAPSSFPTSSAPSPFPSSARLSSPAEPSRSRSPVPDHHRMQQEQPLRVTLDQCRLGLGWRSSFQAYWLFQTALSSEQELDECGMRPGFAARCPTCWEAEEGEFPWVVSLQFSLSHFCSGSILNEWWVLTTASCANFIRNSETLAQVQAGVTDLEDQVRAQLVGIHRVLPYFGLEGPTGLGLILLKEPLRFQPRAGRCLGGPQGAPTPRRNPHAGSRLDPIKGCCGN; encoded by the exons ATGGGGGCTCCAGACCTCCCGGCCCCCCGGCCCCTGGCCCCGCCCCAGGGGgtcccggccccccccccccacccgtTGGCCCGGACCAGAGGGTCCCTGCCCCCCGGCAACTGGGGGCTCCCGGGCCTCCCGGCCCCCGCCCCTGGCCAGCCCCGGGGTCCCTGTCCCCTGGCCCCTCGACTCCCTGGCCAGCAACCAGAGGGTCCCAGACCCCCTGGCCCCCTGACCTCCCGGCCAGCAAG TCCAAACATTTGGGCCGGATCCGGCTGCTCAAACCGGACCCTGGATGGCCCCCGACTCAGAAGTGGCCCCAGAAAGGTGGGGTTGGGTTTCGGGCGAGCGCTGGGACTGGGGTGGGCTCCTGGTGGGGCTGGGCCCTGGGCTCTGGCTGACACAGAAGTACCTGGTCCTTGGCCTCAGCACGCAGCTGAGCCCCAGTCAGAGGGCAGTCCAGGAGCCCGCCTTGCTGCACCCCTGCCCCAGCCAGTGGCTGAAGCAGCTGGGTTTTGGACCGTTCCGGCCCCAATCGTCAAAGCCATCGTCCCCTGGCCTGGACCCGTGAGCGAGATGGCCTCTGAAGCCATCGTCCCCTGGGCCGGCCCAGCTCCCGCTATGGTACAGGGACTAGATCTGAGGAACTTGCCAGGAACTGCCAGCGGTGACCGCCTTCCGCCTTCCCTGGCTCTGTTCTCCGGCTCCCTCACCTACCCGGGCCCATTCCTCTCCCCAGTGTTGCCCCCTTCGTCCCAGTCAGTGCCCCCAGCCCCTGCTCACTCACAGCCTCCTCTCTTTTCCGGAGCTCTACAGGCATTGGCCTGGGGAACCTCGGGCCCATCGGTGCCCAAATCCCAGCCCGATGGCGACTCCTCAGGGGCCGGCCCTTCCAGCACTGAGGGCCGACTGGCCCCTTCGTCCTTTCCAACCTCCTctgctccctccccctttccctcctcggCCCGTCTCTCCTCTCCGGCGGAACCCTCTAGGTCCAGGAGCCCTGTGCCCGACCACCATCGGATGCAGCAGGAGCAACCCCTCAGGGTCACCTTGGACCAGTGTCGCTTGGGCCTGGGCTGGAGGAGCAGTTTCCAAGCCTATTGGCTCTTCCAGACGGCCTTGTCCTCTGAGCAGGAGCTAG ACGAGTGCGGCATGCGTCCGGGCTTCGCGGCTCGGTGCCCCACCTGCTGGGAGGCCGAGGAAGGCGAGTTCCCCTGGGTGGTCTCCTTGCAGTTCTCCCTGTCCCACTTCTGTTCGGGCTCCATCCTGAATGAATGGTGGGTCCTGACCACCGCCAGCTGCGCCAACTTCAT ACGGAATTCAGAAACCCTGGCCCAGGTCCAGGCCGGCGTCACCGACTTGGAAGACCAAGTTCGGGCCCAGCTCGTGGGCATCCACCGGGTCTTGCCGTACTTTGGGCTCGAAGGGCCCACGGGCTTGGGCCTGATCCTGCTCAAGGAGCCCTTGCGCTTCCAGCCCCGAGCTGGCCGTTGCCTCGGGGGCCCTCAAGGGGCCCCAACACCTCGGCGGAACCCTCACGCTGGGTCCCGGCTGGACCCTATCAAAGGGTG ctgtggaaactga
- the LOC116420178 gene encoding RIB43A-like with coiled-coils protein 1: protein MIQNHWKGMSPEQIAAIQKEQAVQRLEAQHRRKAEKRQEAEWACREQMAAQTACQLEHEQQVQAQKLRRDLDAYNKELAQEQQAKKDYLDKVVYTNEPTSQFYLQFNTSSR from the exons ATGATCCAGAATCACTGGAAGGGCATGAGTCCTGAGCAAATAGCCGCCATCCAGAAGGAACAGGCAGTACAACGCCTTGAAGCCCAACACCGGCGGAAGGCCGAGAAGCGCCAGGAAGCCGAGTGGGCCTGTCGGGAGCAGATGGCTGCTCAGACTGCTTGCCAGCTGGAACACGAGCAGCAGGTCCAAGCACAGAAGCTGCGTCGGGACCTGGATGCCTACAACAAGGAGCTGGCTCAAGAGCAGCAGGCCAA AAAGGACTACCTGGATAAAGTGGTTTACACCAACGAACCCACATCCCAGTTCTACCTGCAGTTCAACACCAGCAGCCGCTGA